The Proteiniborus ethanoligenes genomic interval TATAATAAATACCATATTTAACACTCTAGGCCTTGTGTAATATTATAAAAGGGATACTTGCTTAATTCTGCAAATATCCCTTTTATTAATCATCTAATATGCTGTCTATATTAAAGTTTCTGAACTCTAATAACAGGTCATAATTATTTGAAAAAAATTTTACCAGCTTTTCTATAGATTTAATAGTAGATGTAGTGAGATAATGCTCCATAGCTTCTGCTTCCTGCTTTATATCACAGTCTGCTCCTATCATCTCTATAAAATCCCTTAATATCTTATTTCTCTCTACTAAAAAACATCCTTTTTCCTTCCCTTTGTCTGTCAGTTCTATTTTTTCATAAGGTCTGTATACTATGTAGCCCAATCTACTTAGCTTTCTAAGGCCTTTAACCACAGAGGGCATAGACACATTTAAGCAATAGGCTATATCAGTTATTCTTATATCTTTACTGTTTACACTTAGCCTATACACTTCCTCTAAATAGTCTTCAGAGCTTGGTGACAGCATAGTATATCCCCCTTTCCCTACTCTTATGAATAATAAATAATAGCTTCATAAAGAGTCCTAATCAGTATATACTATTTAAAAAAGAGAATGTTTATTCTTTATTTTTCTGGAAATAACTTAGATAATAATTTTATAGAAAAATAAAATATAATTAATATCGAAAAGGTAGTTCCAATGCCATATAGCATCATTTCTAACCCTACTCCAATATTCTCCATACTAAAAACCTCCTTTAGATAGCAAAGCAACTATTACACTTCCTGCTATTATAGAACCTATCTGTCCTGCCACATTTGCACTAACAGCCTGCATCAAGACAAAATTCGTAGGATCTTCTTCCTTTGCAAGCTTTTGTATTACCCTTGCAGACATAGGAAAAGCTGATATGCCTGCTGCTCCTACCATTGGGTTATATTTTTTCTTTACAAATAGGTTTAAAAACTTTGCAAACAATACTCCACCTGCAGTATCAAATATAAATGCAAAAAGTCCTAATCCCAGTATCATTAATGTCTCAAGCCTTAAAAATTCTTCTGCGAACATTGTAGAGCCTATTGTAATACCTAAAAGTAATGTAACTAGGTTTGCTAATTCATTTTGAGCAGATTGAGAGAGTCTTTCGAGGACACCTGATTCTC includes:
- a CDS encoding metal-dependent transcriptional regulator, translating into MLSPSSEDYLEEVYRLSVNSKDIRITDIAYCLNVSMPSVVKGLRKLSRLGYIVYRPYEKIELTDKGKEKGCFLVERNKILRDFIEMIGADCDIKQEAEAMEHYLTTSTIKSIEKLVKFFSNNYDLLLEFRNFNIDSILDD
- a CDS encoding OadG family protein, producing MENIGVGLEMMLYGIGTTFSILIIFYFSIKLLSKLFPEK